A section of the Acropora muricata isolate sample 2 chromosome 4, ASM3666990v1, whole genome shotgun sequence genome encodes:
- the LOC136914843 gene encoding uncharacterized protein → MLLEATLCKFTMSFQRTEDDDPSERELLVDDIQRIREVLHISGGGCKINSHDDDTEEEEEEEEEEEEEEEEEEEEEEGEEEDDSEEDDEEEKKHVESLTGSDSNTVLSPQLSSVLAVNPNNSAAGVSKVMDEKRQQTVEFEPDIMSTPVTVLPNQTDNILVPPSNSSAGDLSSEEYSFTELKSGPVLCRQSSTFVSSTSISFSSFPSAADCTLTNALSKSTLTTVSLASNTNTGHDDASWLEGKNQSLDKCFTGHDEEEEGELFFQRDTENDVDFERRHEIQQCLGLNRDYQLAVLDELEGIELALAKNREKQFGLHQMRASKDEGKPEPHTLIKFGNPYFRDAGGMGPPDNEDTKMKRQSCQIGGYQAKQKVWNDKEKQCLAEGVRMQNLENKLSPILQKIRTLESKKDKTDADLKDLENLKKESSQIRSLSKETLLYGLEGIDWDKLSSTYVPKRTAFQCRLQWCNFGHPDVNRAPWTKVEDKMLLQLTKDPQQNWISIAQSLQTKRTPIHCYERYQRSLNKNLLKSKWTPEDDKQLLEVVRIVGLGNWRRVASFLEGRQGDQCLHRYTQTLQMVRKGKWTEDEDALLKKGMEKHGTCWNKVSEAVPGRSGPQCRERWVNALDPKIDKGPWTPQQDRKLLENIDKFGKGNWSKIARAVGNRTDNQCWRRWIVLCKDDFLHYRHNTLRKKREMVSNFTGRKRERPTLEPEDLDIPDVPVVRGRPGRIPLPPEVSRERRRITKAKSREKEKAKKKQAEEEARERSERERLVVNYTEIDEDEEEMFESRTDDDGGGSSEPPFEATDEKKSPRKRKAGSGRKRIQQPHHRVLAKKQLIKRNKDLEEEPAEKPAESAVKNKTVSVSGALGPFSLLLQAFSIDVPTVLRAIQNTAATSSTEPSSPVTNASAIVSNTAPSQNTSGLSSTMSPSSVINSSSTAANTASANENTMVTSSSSSIPLSSATNASSTAIRSVDGSNTSALEQGVQVMDGQEHRTNKRIQTEANDVSTTTQSSTHVHDTNDGVVAKELETQPGPRGGRETPISGVTQSGLIDNESGVEKAKEGAAVLQQKDTSNDTNTLNEHQLDTEKGPNRAATNQNAQKRAPVIPPLPPCYTTLKTFKSLLSLRPQLQRIASTLNPALSGSSAGSQVCQPSTAACPLASSNGVSSRVSSVSRVTCDTRDESRLSRPHLFEEQNGNALSGNGDSNTQPSNKPSALSGTAVSCGSSRLSVDQDVSDDLAQSNAASQHSGNDDTTSRQTQASQTISSNGCPYPQDKEPPEIMNSSKTVPGNPSTHVAIEGAKKTSTAGGGRVENTLTSTPVRAATENKAPAAIIGSRLYRNSLEYKMLSSRFNSLFLWPALLSKIPVRFTSQSRPVFAERHPPPKKCNPPRKRRRLATKPVVPTNVPKRKHGLAAVRMASSASFATPAQQLCTVGHGSAIRRETNSARAPCEAAVEKEGAITAASQLLSSKDTATPQPAPVSSRKRPLVSRTCKRKALPAKRRKTTTSESSSPSAGDDSDDQDFELDEHQSIEPSVVRNTRQNSARTQPAGADATEGDQGNSDITAETSSGVTKQATVTSASASNVIVISSDSLSDSLRSSLPKKRNDSTGRQSAEMSDHSPEKSSPSSSSKRKTSRPEKNRGARWRAMLPKDASEDSDT, encoded by the exons ATGCTCCTTGAGGCGACTTTATGTAAGTTTACCATGAGTTTTCAAAGAACAGAAGATGACGACCCAAGCGAAAGAGAACTCCTTGTGGATGACATTCAACGCATTCGCGAGGTGCTGCACATTTCAGGTGGTGGTTGCAAAATAAATTCTCACGACGATGacacagaagaagaagaagaagaagaagaagaagaagaagaagaagaagaggaggaggaggaggaggaggagggaGAGGAAGAGGACGATTCCgaagaagatgatgaagaagaGAAGAAACACGTGGAGAGTCTGACAG GTAGTGATTCAAATACCGTGCTATCCCCACAATTGAGTTCTGTATTAGCTGTG AATCCCAACAATAGCGCTGCAGGAGTTTCTAAAGTTATGGATGAAAAGAGGCAGCAAACAGTAGAGTTTGAACCAGATATCATGTCCACACCTGTCACAGTTCTTCCAAATCAGACTGACAATATCTTAGTGCCACCTTCAAATTCATCTGCAGGAGATCTGTCTTCAGAAGAATACAGTTTTACCGAACTGAAATCTGGTCCAGTGCTCTGTCGTCAATCATCCACTTTTGTCAGTTCCACAAGCATTTCATTCTCTAGTTTTCCTTCTGCAGCTGATTGTACGCTCACAAATGCTCTTAGTAAGAGTACTCTCACCACTGTCTCTTTGGCAAGTAATACTAATACAGGACACGATGATGCCTCATGGCTTGAAGGAAAAAATCAGAGTTTGGATAAGTGTTTCACTGGTCACGACGAAGAAGAGGAAGGAGAACTGTTTTTTCAAAGGGACACAGAGAATGATGTTGACTTTGAAAGGCGTCATGAAATTCAGCAGTGCTTGGGTTTGAATAGAGATTACCAG tTGGCAGTGCTAGATGAACTTGAAGGAATAGAGTTGGCACTGGCAAAGAACAGGGAAAAGCAA TTTGGTTTGCATCAAATGAGAGCAAGTAAAGATGAAGGCAAACCCGAGCCACACACGTTAATCAAATTTGGTAACCCTTACTTCAGAGACGCTGGTGGTATG GGACCACCAGACAACGAGGACACTAAGATGAAAAGACAGAGTTGTCAGATTGGGGGTtatcaagcaaaacaaaaagtct GGAATGACAAGGAAAAACAGTGCTTGGCAGAAGGAGTTAGGATGCAAAATCTAGAGAACAAACTTTCCCCAATTTTGCAAAA GATACGTACTTTAGAGTCCAAGAAGGATAAGACAGATGCGGACTTGAAAGACTTGGaaaatttaaagaaagaaagttCACAAATAAG GTCTCTTTCAAAAGAAACACTACTCTATGGGTTGGAAGGCATTGATTGGGACAAATTAAGCAGCACCTAT GTACCAAAACGCACAGCGTTTCAATGTCGATTGCAGTGGTGCAATTTTGGTCACCCTGATGTAAATCGTGCACCATGGACTAAAGTAGAAGACAAGATGCTGCTTCAGCTTACAAAGGATCCTCAACAGAACTGGATTAGTATTGCACAAAGTCTTCAG ACCAAGCGCACACCAATTCATTGTTATGAACGATATCAAAGAAGCTTGAACAAAAATCTACTGAAGAG TAAGTGGACCCCTGAAGATGACAAGCAGCTTCTTGAAGTTGTGCGTATTGTTGGTCTTGGGAATTGGCGGAGAG TTGCCAGCTTTTTGGAGGGTCGTCAGGGAGATCAGTGTCTGCACCGCTATACGCAGACATTGCAGATGGTGCGGAAAGGCAAGTGGACCGAAGATGAAGACGCG CTCCTAAAAAAAGGAATGGAGAAGCACGGTACATGCTGGAACAAGGTATCTGAAGCAGTTCCAGGTCGGTCAGGGCCACAATGCAGGGAAAG atgGGTGAATGCCTTGGACCCTAAAATAGACAAGGGACCGTGGACTCCTCAACAGGATCGAAAGCTGCTGGAAAACATTGATAAGTTTGGTAAAG GAAATTGGtccaaaattgcacgagccgtaGGAAACCGTACCGATAATCAATGTTGGCGCCGATGGATTGTCCTCTGCAAAGATGAC TTTTTACATTACCGTCATAATACCCTACGAAAGAAGAGAGAGATGGTATCCAATTTCACTGGTCGCAAACGGGAAAGACCGACGCTTGAACCAGAG gATTTGGACATTCCCGATGTACCAGTTGTG AGAGGCAGGCCTGGTCGTATCCCACTCCCTCCTGAAGTGTCACGTGAAAGGCGTAGAATTACTAAGGCAAAGTCTAGGGAGAAAGAAAAGGCCAAGAAAAAACAAGCTGAAGAAGAGGCCAGAGAGAGGTCTGAAAGGGAAAGGCTGGTAGTCAACTATACAGAGATTGACGAGGATGAAGAGGAAATGTTTGAGAGTAGGACCGACGATGACGGTGGAGGCTCGTCAGAACCTCCATTTGAAGCGACTGACGAGAAGAAAAGTCCTCGGAAAAGAAAAGCG GGAAGCGGCAGAAAAAGAATTCAGCAGCCCCATCATCGAGTTCTTGCAAAGAAACAACTTATTAAACGAAACAAGGATTTAGAGGAAGAACCGGCGGAGAAGCCGGCGGAATCAGCGGTGAAGAATAAGACTGTCTCTGTATCCGGAGCCTTAGGACCTTTCTCTCTACTTTTACAG GCATTTAGCATCGACGTACCAACTGTTCTTCGAGCCATTCAAAATACCGCAGCTACGTCATCCACCGAACCTTCTTCTCCTGTCACAAATGCTTCAGCCATCGTTAGTAATACAGCCCCCAGTCAAAATACTTCGGGCTTGTCGTCCACCATGTCTCCCTCCTCAGTCATAAATTCGTCTTCGACGGCTGCGAACACTGCTAGTGCCAATGAAAACACCATGGTAACGTCATCCTCCTCATCCATACCTCTTTCCTCCGCTACAAATGCTTCCTCAACTGCAATAAGAAGTGTAGATGGAAGCAATACTTCAGCACTTGAGCAGGGTGTGCAGGTCATGGATGGTCAAGAGCATCGGACGAACAAACGAATCCAAACAGAAGCTAACGATGTCTCTACTACTACTCAGTCCTCCACTCATGTCCATGATACCAATGATGGTGTTGTCGCGAAAGAGCTGGAAACCCAACCAGGCCCAAGAGGCGGCCGAGAAACGCCTATATCAGGTGTCACACAGTCAGGGTTGATAGACAACGAATCAGGTGTAGAGAAAGCTAAGGAAGGCGCAGCAGTTTTGCAACAGAAGGATACATCAAACGATACTAACACATTAAACGAGCATCAGCTTGACACCGAAAAGGGTCCAAATCGAGCGGCAACGAACCAAAATGCTCAGAAGCGCGCACCAGTAATTCCTCCTCTTCCGCCTTGTTATACAACACTTAAGACTTTTAAATCCCTCCTATCTCTTCGTCCACAGCTACAAAGAATAGCCTCCACGTTAAATCCTGCCCTCAGCGGCAGCAGTGCTGGTTCACAAGTTTGCCAGCCGTCAACTGCAGCTTGTCCATTGGCTTCTTCCAATGGCGTTAGCAGTAGAGTGTCCAGTGTCTCACGAGTCACGTGTGATACCCGTGACGAGTCACGCCTCAGTCGCCCACATCTGTTTGAAGAACAGAATGGCAACGCATTGTCAGGGAATGGAGATTCAAACACACAACCAAGTAATAAGCCCTCTGCTCTTAGTGGGACAGCTGTCAGTTGTGGAAGTTCTCGGCTATCAGTTGATCAGGACGTGTCAGATGACTTAGCGCAGTCGAACGCTGCCTCTCAACATTCAGGGAACGACGACACAACTTCGAGGCAGACTCAGGCTTCGCAAACAATTTCGTCAAATGGTTGTCCGTATCCGCAAGATAAAGAACCTCCAGAAATAATGAATAGTTCTAAGACAGTGCCTGGAAATCCTTCCACGCATGTTGCAATTGAAGGCGCTAAGAAAACTTCAACCGCAGGTGGAGGACGTGTTGAGAACACTTTGACCTCAACCCCTGTTCGAGCTGCTACAGAAAATAAGGCCCCGGCAGCAATAATAGGAAGTCGTTTATACCGAAACTCATTGGAATACAAAATGTTATCCTCTCGATTCAATAGTTTGTTTTTATGGCCAGCCCTCCTCTCAAAAATTCCCGTTCGGTTTACGTCTCAAAGTAGACCTGTGTTTGCGGAGAGACATCCTCCGCCGAAAAAGTGCAACCCACCTCGAAAGCGTCGAAGACTCGCGACAAAACCCGTTGTACCCACGAATGTTCCTAAACGCAAACATGGCTTAGCAGCTGTAAGAATGGCTTCCTCGGCGTCGTTCGCCACTCCGGCCCAGCAATTATGCACCGTCGGACACGGCTCAGCCATAAGGAGAGAGACAAATTCTGCAAGAGCGCCGTGTGAGGCTGCTGTGGAAAAAGAAGGGGCTATTACTGCTGCCTCTCAGTTGCTGTCGTCGAAAGATACAGCCACACCGCAGCCAGCGCCCGTCTCCTCTCGCAAAAGACCACTTGTTAGTCGTACGTGTAAACGGAAGGCACTGCCTGCCAAACGAAGAAAGACCACGACGAGTGAAAGCTCGTCGCCTTCCGCTGGCGATGATTCAGATGATCAGGATTTCGAGTTAGACGAGCATCAGAGTATCGAACCTAGTGTTGTAAGGAACACGCGGCAAAATTCCGCGCGAACCCAACCCGCTGGTGCTGACGCAACGGAAGGTGACCAGGGCAATTCTGATATAACAGCAGAAACGAGTAGTGGCGTCACGAAGCAGGCTACGGTTACTTCTGCATCAGCTAGTAACGTTATCGTGATTTCATCAGATTCTCTTAGTGATAGTTTGCGATCATCTTTGCCTAAAAAGCGAAACGATTCTACTGGACGCCAATCGGCAGAGATGTCAGATCACAGCCCAGAAAAGTCATCTCCATCTAGTTCCTCAAAGCGGAAAACTTCTAGACCTGAAAAAAATCGTGGTGCTCGATGGAGGGCGATGCTTCCAAAAGATGCGAGTGAGGATAGTGATACCTAA